The Chitinophaga flava genome has a segment encoding these proteins:
- a CDS encoding SusC/RagA family TonB-linked outer membrane protein codes for MDLFYFNARKWERWTILLVLALFSPLLLLAQQRVSVTGTVRNDRNETLPGVSVTATNTSTGAVSSAQTNAAGVFQFTNLPAGGPYNFRFTFVGLEPLVLSGYTLKDNSPLHLPATLKETTSSLNQVVVVGYGVQKRREVTGAVSSIRAAQLKDQPVSSFQQAIAGKVAGVQVIQNTGAPGGSISVRIRGLNSISAGIDPLYVVDGFPLSNDLKNLQGTTDVVNITGQASFQKSPDPLSTLNSDDIESIEILKDASAASIYGSRASNGVVLISTKKGKREGPPSFSYNAYGGFQQVSKKIKMLDAYQWAKLSYDAKNNAYLDAKPTGSINDDNATRGNSNFQIAPEILPYLKGEPGLVNTDWQDAVFRTAPVQNHTLSASGGNDKFQYYISGNYLDQKGIVIGSGYKRYGVRANMTANLTPRLKVGISLNPTFDHYDLINSEGPWTFDGILSNALKAAPIFPVYNPDGSLATNKQNVWAYGYSGGENPVALATQIEDKLDHIRNLGNIYGEYTIIKGLTFKTFFGTDINYFNRNYYRPSTLGSYKPIQQGAPTIPKGSAQTAQSVNWLWENTLNYHFEVSKHHFDVLAGYTSQKNTTKANETVGTGFPNDAVHTINAATITSGTSNTSQWSLLSYLGRINYNYNDKYFVSASLRSDGSSRFGANNKWGYFPSISGGWLISNEAFFKVPVISELKARVSYGTSGNFQIANYASYDLLASNNYILGNGSGTVVNGAGLAQPANPDLTWEKTVQFNAGLDLGLFSNRIYLNADYYKTTTSDLLLNVPVPFSSGFATALRNVGKVQNSGVEFGVTTHNLTGAFSWNTSFNISANKNKVLQLGPGNAPILSDGGNGTISQLFITAVGQPIGSYYGYVNGGVFKDQDEINAYPHYATAKPGDRRFVDVNGDKKIDANDRTAIGSYFPDYIWGLTNELRFRGFDLSVSLQGVQGNEILNLQRRFIFNMEGNANQMADAALSWKSPQDPGDGNVMRPNRVTNANSAQISSFHVEDGSFVRLRNLTVGYTFNSKQLGNHVRSLRLYLSGQNIYTWTRYTGYNPEVNARPDNPLSQGEDYGTYPLPKTFIAGLNLSF; via the coding sequence ATGGACTTGTTTTACTTTAATGCACGTAAGTGGGAACGGTGGACCATCCTGTTGGTCCTGGCTTTATTTTCCCCTTTGTTATTGCTGGCGCAACAACGTGTAAGCGTAACCGGTACTGTACGCAACGACCGGAACGAAACGCTGCCAGGCGTTTCTGTAACGGCTACCAACACCTCCACCGGCGCCGTTAGCTCGGCACAAACCAACGCCGCCGGCGTATTTCAGTTTACCAACCTGCCCGCCGGAGGGCCTTATAATTTCCGCTTTACCTTTGTAGGACTGGAACCACTCGTACTGTCGGGGTACACCCTCAAAGACAACAGTCCGCTGCATCTACCGGCCACCCTTAAAGAAACGACATCTTCCCTCAACCAGGTTGTTGTGGTAGGCTATGGCGTTCAAAAACGCCGGGAAGTAACCGGCGCCGTATCTTCCATCCGCGCAGCGCAACTGAAAGACCAGCCAGTATCCAGCTTCCAGCAGGCCATCGCTGGTAAAGTGGCCGGCGTACAGGTGATTCAGAACACCGGCGCCCCCGGCGGAAGTATCAGCGTACGTATAAGAGGCCTCAACTCCATCTCCGCCGGAATCGATCCACTGTACGTCGTAGATGGGTTCCCGTTATCGAACGATCTCAAAAACCTGCAAGGCACCACCGATGTGGTCAATATCACCGGTCAGGCGTCCTTCCAGAAATCCCCCGATCCACTTAGTACACTCAACAGCGATGATATCGAGTCCATCGAAATACTGAAAGATGCTTCTGCTGCTTCTATCTACGGCTCCCGGGCCTCCAACGGCGTGGTGCTCATCTCCACCAAAAAAGGAAAAAGGGAAGGCCCGCCCTCTTTCAGCTATAATGCCTATGGTGGATTTCAGCAGGTCAGCAAAAAAATAAAAATGCTGGATGCCTACCAATGGGCCAAACTGTCGTATGATGCCAAAAACAATGCATATCTCGACGCAAAACCCACCGGTAGTATCAACGATGACAACGCTACCCGGGGTAACTCCAACTTCCAGATAGCACCGGAAATATTACCCTATCTCAAAGGAGAGCCGGGCCTGGTTAATACCGACTGGCAGGATGCCGTATTCCGTACCGCGCCTGTCCAGAACCATACCCTCTCAGCCTCCGGCGGCAATGATAAATTTCAGTATTATATCTCCGGCAATTATCTCGACCAGAAAGGAATCGTGATCGGTTCAGGATATAAGAGATATGGTGTCCGCGCCAATATGACCGCCAACCTTACCCCCCGGCTCAAGGTGGGCATCTCCCTTAATCCTACCTTCGACCATTATGATCTCATCAACAGTGAAGGCCCCTGGACATTCGATGGTATCCTGAGCAACGCCCTCAAAGCTGCTCCCATCTTCCCAGTCTATAACCCCGACGGATCGCTGGCCACCAACAAACAAAACGTATGGGCCTACGGATATTCAGGCGGTGAAAACCCCGTGGCACTGGCCACTCAGATAGAAGACAAACTGGATCATATCCGTAACCTGGGAAATATTTACGGAGAATATACCATTATAAAAGGCCTCACTTTCAAAACCTTCTTCGGTACTGATATCAACTATTTCAACCGTAATTATTACCGGCCTTCCACATTGGGCAGCTACAAACCCATTCAGCAGGGCGCACCCACCATACCCAAAGGCTCCGCTCAAACGGCCCAGTCGGTGAACTGGCTTTGGGAAAACACCCTCAACTATCATTTTGAAGTGTCCAAACACCACTTCGATGTGCTGGCGGGTTATACCTCCCAGAAAAACACTACCAAAGCCAATGAAACAGTTGGTACCGGCTTCCCTAACGATGCCGTACATACGATAAATGCGGCCACTATTACCAGTGGTACTTCCAATACCTCCCAATGGTCTTTGTTGTCTTATCTGGGTAGGATCAACTACAATTACAACGATAAATATTTCGTCAGTGCCAGCCTGCGTAGTGACGGGTCTTCCCGCTTCGGCGCCAACAACAAATGGGGCTATTTCCCTTCCATTTCAGGTGGGTGGCTGATCAGCAACGAAGCCTTCTTTAAAGTGCCCGTGATTTCTGAGCTGAAGGCAAGGGTTAGTTACGGTACTTCCGGTAACTTCCAGATTGCCAACTACGCCTCTTACGATCTGCTGGCGTCCAACAACTACATCCTGGGTAATGGCAGTGGTACCGTGGTGAATGGTGCAGGACTGGCACAGCCGGCCAATCCGGACCTGACCTGGGAGAAAACCGTACAATTCAATGCCGGACTAGATCTGGGCCTGTTCTCCAACCGGATCTATCTCAACGCCGACTATTATAAAACCACTACCTCTGATCTGCTGCTGAATGTGCCGGTACCTTTCAGCTCCGGTTTTGCCACAGCCCTCCGTAACGTAGGGAAGGTACAGAACAGCGGGGTGGAATTCGGAGTTACCACCCACAACCTAACCGGCGCCTTCTCCTGGAATACCAGCTTTAATATATCCGCCAACAAAAACAAAGTGTTGCAGCTGGGCCCCGGTAATGCGCCCATCCTCTCTGATGGTGGCAATGGTACGATCTCCCAGCTCTTTATTACGGCAGTAGGACAGCCGATCGGCAGTTACTATGGTTATGTAAATGGCGGGGTGTTTAAAGACCAGGATGAAATCAATGCTTATCCGCATTATGCGACAGCCAAACCCGGCGACCGCCGCTTCGTGGATGTAAATGGTGATAAAAAGATTGATGCCAACGACCGTACCGCCATCGGCAGCTATTTCCCGGACTACATCTGGGGCCTGACCAACGAACTCCGCTTCAGGGGCTTTGACCTGTCTGTATCCCTGCAGGGAGTACAGGGCAATGAAATCCTCAACCTGCAGCGTCGCTTCATCTTTAATATGGAAGGTAATGCCAACCAGATGGCCGATGCAGCATTGTCCTGGAAATCACCACAAGACCCCGGCGATGGCAACGTGATGCGGCCCAACAGGGTTACCAATGCCAACAGCGCCCAGATCAGTTCCTTCCATGTGGAAGACGGTTCGTTTGTCCGTTTACGTAACCTGACTGTAGGGTATACTTTCAACAGCAAACAGCTGGGCAATCATGTCCGTTCCCTGCGCCTGTACTTGTCCGGACAAAACATTTACACCTGGACCCGCTATACCGGCTACAACCCGGAAGTCAACGCCAGACCGGATAATCCGCTTTCACAGGGGGAAGACTATGGTACCTACCCGCTGCCTAAAACCTTTATTGCCGGCTTAAATCTTTCATTCTAA
- a CDS encoding alpha/beta hydrolase yields the protein MKKILTALLFFTTLYANAQTLYVKTYGNPKDKPVIFLHGGPGYNAVNFEVTTAAQLAGNGFFVIVYDRRGEGRSPDTAARFTFDEALTDIDGLYKTYHLKKAVLLGHSFGGVLATLYAEKHPAAVGAVVLASALVEAQENFRTILRRVKDIYREKHDSASLQYISLIEGMDTASLMYSSYTLGHAMLNGFYSPKHPSEEAKAIYREAAKDSLLKKYGSQMTRQAPNGFWKNEHYTTLNVLPNIKNVVARKVKVYGIYGKEDGLFSEKQVSDLAGIIGSDHMDYLTGASHNVFTDQQAIFINDLKKWLK from the coding sequence ATGAAAAAAATCCTCACTGCCCTCTTATTTTTTACCACACTTTATGCCAACGCCCAGACATTATATGTAAAAACCTATGGCAATCCTAAAGACAAACCGGTCATTTTTCTGCATGGAGGTCCGGGTTATAATGCCGTAAATTTTGAAGTGACAACGGCAGCTCAACTGGCGGGGAATGGTTTTTTTGTGATCGTATATGACCGGAGGGGAGAAGGTCGTTCACCGGACACGGCTGCCCGGTTTACCTTCGATGAAGCACTGACTGATATCGATGGTCTTTACAAAACATATCATCTAAAGAAGGCGGTTTTACTGGGACATAGTTTCGGTGGCGTACTGGCTACCCTGTATGCAGAGAAACATCCCGCGGCGGTAGGTGCTGTGGTGTTGGCCAGTGCCCTGGTGGAAGCGCAGGAAAACTTCCGCACCATTCTCCGGAGGGTAAAAGACATCTATCGTGAAAAACATGACAGTGCCAGTTTGCAATATATTTCATTGATAGAAGGAATGGATACCGCGAGTTTGATGTATAGTTCCTATACACTGGGTCATGCCATGCTCAACGGCTTCTATTCACCCAAACATCCTTCAGAAGAAGCGAAGGCCATTTACCGCGAAGCAGCTAAAGACAGCCTGCTCAAAAAGTACGGCAGCCAGATGACCAGACAGGCACCCAATGGCTTCTGGAAGAATGAACATTATACTACACTGAACGTGTTGCCCAACATCAAAAATGTGGTGGCCAGGAAGGTAAAAGTGTATGGGATTTATGGAAAGGAGGATGGGTTATTCTCTGAAAAACAGGTGAGTGATCTGGCAGGTATTATTGGTTCAGACCATATGGATTATCTGACCGGTGCATCCCATAATGTGTTCACGGATCAGCAGGCTATTTTTATCAATGATCTCAAGAAATGGCTGAAATAG